From Carnobacterium alterfunditum DSM 5972:
CAACACTTAAACAATTAGGTCATGATGTTTTTTTAGATTTAAAACTGCATGATATTCCAAATACGGTCCAACGTTCACTGAAAGGAATAGCTGCACTTGAGGTCGACATGATCACTGTTCATGCTGCGGGTGGACGAGAAATGATGGAAGCCGCGATGGAAGGCATCATTTCAGGGACATCGATTGGCAGAAAACGGCCTAAAGTGATCGCGGTCACGCAATTGACTTCGACCACACAAGAAACCATGCAACACGAACAGCTGATTCCAGTTTCTTTACTGGAGAGCGTGATCCATTATGCAAAACTAACGCAGTCAGCAGGTTTAGACGGTGTCGTTTGTTCTGCTTTAGAAGCACGTCAAATAAAAGAAAATACAGCAAAAGATTTTTTATGTGTTACTCCGGGAATACGTCTAGAAGGAATGGCTGTTGGAGATCAAAAACGAATCGCTACACCTTTTACAGCTAGAAAAGAAGGAGCTTCATACATTGTTGTCGGTCGGCCTATCATACAAGCTGAGGAACCTGTTGCTGCTTATTATGCTATCAAAGAGCAGTGGAATGGAGTGGATAAGAAAAATGAGCAATGAAAAAAGAATTGCTGAAAAATTATTAGCGATAGAAGCTGTAAGTTTAAACCCAACAGACCCGTTTACATGGGCCAGCGGAATGAAAAGTCCGATTTATTGTGATAATCGGATCACCATGAGTTACCCCGCAGTTCGCCGAGACATTGCAAAAAGCTTAGCAGAATTGATCAAAAAGCATTACCCAGAAGTAGAAGTCATTGCGGGCACAGCGACGGCCGGTATTCCTCATGCTGCATGGGTAGCGGAATTGCTGGACTTACCGATGGTTTACATCCGAAGTAAAGCGAAAGATCACGGCAAAGGAAATCAAATCGAAGGGCGGATAACGCATGATCAGAAAATGGTCGTGATCGAGGATTTGATTTCCACCGGTGGAAGTGTCATCGAAGCAGTGCAAGCAGCCTCCAATGAAGGTGCTCAAGTCTTAGGGGTCGCAGCAATCTTTACTTATGAGTTGCCACAAGGAATAGCAAATTTCTCGAAAAACAAGATCCAATTAAATACATTGACGAATTATTCTGCTTTGATTGAAGGAGCATTAGAAAAAGGGCTGATTGATGCATCCGAAATCGCTCTTTTAAAAGAGTGGAAAAAAGATCCAATCAATTGGCTAAATAAATAAAAAGGCTGAATAATTTTTGGCGTGGATAAATAAATGAAAGAAATGACTCACCTAAAATTTATAGAGGAATAGGGTTGCTTGTAGCCGTGTATTGGATTCAATGAGAATTACAAAACGTTGGCGCTTTAGCGCGATTACGGTTTGTTTGAAGCTTGAAATGAAGCACTGTGGGCATAATGCCCAAGTATATCATGTTTGTAAGCTACTAAAGTAGCAACAACCATGACAACCACAGGCTTATAGACGGTGCCACGGCTCCACAAGCAAACCTGTATATTCCAGAATAAATTTTATTTTGAGTATCCACACCAGTTGACGAAGAGCCCATAAAAAAAGTAACGCACACCTTATTTAACAGGTATGCGTTACTTTTAGTTCTTACTCTTTCAAGCGGTTGACCAAATCTTTATCCGGTGTTACGAATAAGGTGCGTTGTCCCTCATAGATGACGAAACCTGGTTTTGCACCATTTGGTTTTTTTATTTTTTTCACTTCAACATAATCTACTGGAACGGATGCAGATAACTGTGATTTTGAGAAGTAAGCAGCAATATTAGCAGCTTCTAAAAGCGTTTCTTCACTAGGATCAGCAGATTGAATGATAACATGTGACCCTGGAATATTCTTTGTGTGCAGCCAAATATCTGATTTCCGTGCTGTCTTAAGGGTCAATTGATCATTTTGCAGATTATTTTTCCCAACTAAAATCGTTGTCCCATCTGAAGAGCGGTACTGATCTGGCTTACTTAATTTAGCTTGTTTTTGTTTTTTCTTAGTCTTCTTTTTCTTCATGTATCCTTGTTGGATCAATTCTTCCTTAATATCCGCAATATCTTTTGGAGTAGCTAATTCCACTTGGGTCGAAACGGATTCTAGGTAATCGATTTCTTCTTGAGTTAATCGCATTTGTTCGTTTACAAACGCGATTGCATTTTTTAATTTTTGATATTTCGAAAAATATTTTTGTGCATTTTGAGAAGGTGTTTTTCTTGGATCAAGAGGAATAGTCATTGGTTTTTCTTCATCATAAAAATTTGTTAAGGAAACTTCTTTTTGTCCTTTAGTCATTTTATAAAGATAAGCCGTCAACAATTCGCCTCGTACTCGGTAATCATCGGCTAGTTCGGTTTCGTTTAACGTATTTTGCAATTTTTTCATCTTTTTCTTATTGCGTTGAAGTTCAGTTTGGATCAAATGGATCAGATCTGAGCCTTGTTGCTTAACGCGGTCTCTATCTGCTTTACTTTCATAGTACTTATCTAATAATTCACTCAAAGTAGTGTAACCCACATGTTCTCCTTCAATACTTAAATAAGGAAGGGGAGTGAAAAATTCTTTTTTAGGACCGATTGTCAACGTCGGTGAGATATTTCCTTTACGAATATTAGTCATAAACGAATCAAATAAAATCGGTAAATTTTGAATATTATTTTCACTGCGGTGCAATAGTTCTTTAGCCGTATCAGCACCGATCCCTTGATAGACATGCTGCAATCTTTTTTCATACGGTAAATCTTGATCTTCAAAAGAAGTCATCAATTCCGTGAGTTCAGAGCTGCTTGTTTCAAAAGGATTCAATTTATCTTGGTGAGGTGGAGATTGATAGGTAGCACCGGGCATAATAAACCGATACGAGTTTTGGCTAGTCGGTACATGTTTGATCGTGTCTAAAATACGTTGTGTATCTTGTTCGATAAGTAAAATATTACTATGACGGCCCATCAACTCTACGATCATGATAACATTTTGGACATCCCCGATTTCATCTCGGCTTTTAAATCTAAAATGGATGATACGATCATTTCCGACTTGTTGGATATCTTCTAAGATGGCTCCTTCAAGATGTTTTCGCATGATCATACAAAAATTTGGCGGCGAACTTGGATTTTCATATGGAATTTCGGTCAATTGAATACGTGCATAACTTGGATGAGCAGATAATAGCAGCTTATGATTTTTGCCATTTGCCCTCATAACAATAATTATTTCATTCGGGTAAGGCTGATGGATTTTTGATACTCGTCCATTTTTTAGTGCGTTGCTTAATTCATTTACCATCGCATGGGTAAAAATACCATCAAATGACATATATTCCCCTTCTTTCATGATCAATTATTTTAATCGATCCTATCTGACTAATAGAATTAGTTACTCCTATTAGTGCTGTATTTTTAATTATACCACTTTTTGTAAGAAAATTGTTATTAGAAAATCAGAGTGAAATAGTTGCAGCCTTATTGCTAAAAAAGTTATAATAAATTCTTGGAAACTTTAGGAGGGGAATTAAATGGAATGGAATTATCAAGGGGATAGAGGACCGGAAAATTGGAACACGATTTGTTCAGCTTTTCATCAAGCAGAATCAGAAAGTTTACAATCACCGATCGCATTAGATGATGATCAAATAACGGCAACGATCTCACAGCAATCGCTGATATTTGACTACAATAAAACGTTGTTTGAATCATCTTTTTTTAATCACACCGTACATTTATCGCCAAAAACAAATGAGAAACTGAATACCGTTATATTTGATCACAAAAGATATTTTTTAGAAGATCTGCATTTTCATTTACCGAGCGAGCATGAGATCAATCATGAATCCTTTCCTTTAGAATTTCATCTTGTCCATCGTTCTGTAAAAAATGAGCTTCTTGTTGTAGGCGTCACAGTACTGCCTTCTGAACGGCCAATGAATACGGTATTTGCTGCCGTAGATGAAAGAGCTCTGCATCCGCGTGTAGCAGGAAGAGGACTGACTGTTCCGATTGAATTAACAAGGCTTTTGCCGGAAAATAAACAATTCTATCATTACACAGGCTCATTGACTACACCTCCGACTTTAGGACCAGTCGAGTGGATCGTATTCAGCCAGCAAACATTTATGCGTCAAGGTTTGCTTCAAGCCTTTAAAAAGACTGTCGGCAAAACAAATAGACCTTTGCAACTTATAATGAATAGACCTATTTACTTATCAAACAACTAAATTATAATTAAATTCTCATTTAAAGCTTGACACACAAACGAACAACTAGTAAGATCACTGTAATAGAAAAATAACAAAGGAGTTCTTATGATGCTAATTAACTTTTCTTATAATGTACAATTGAATAGCAGTTGGCAAAGCCAAGATAGATAGGTTGATCCATGAGAACGCTCATAGATGCAACCTTCAGTATACTGAATGTCTGTATCTATGTTGGTTTATTTGAAGACAAAATAGACTTCTGATCCACATAGAGAGAATATTTGATTCTATTTCTATGTGGATTTTGTTTTGCAAAAAACAGCTCCCACGTATCTTTTGTGGCAGCTGTTTTTTTATTGATCTAATTTAAGAGGTGTGGGAAATGGAAAAGAAGCGATGGCGATTTTATTGAAAAAATCTAACAAAAATCAATAATTACTGGGGGATAAAAAGAAATGAAAAAAATGATTGGGTTCATTATTGGTTTGACGGCAATTTTAACGGTTGCATTTTTTACTTCTTCAAATGAAATAGAAACGATGAAAAAAGCTAAACCAATGGTTGGCATTTTACAACTCACTAGTCATCCAGCGTTAGATCTTATTTATCAAGGAACGGTAGATGCATTAAATGACGCTGGATATATTGACGGAGAAACAATGACGTTAGATTTTCAAAATGCTCAAGGAGATCAAAGTAATCTAAACTCGATGAGTACTCGCTTCGTCAGCAGAGGGGCAGCCGTTATGGTTGGTATTGCTACTCCTTCCGCACAAGCATTGGCTAATAGCTCACAAGAAATACCGATCGTGTTAGGCGCAGTCACTGACCCTGAAGGATCAGGATTAGTTGAAAGTAATGAAGCCCCTGGGGGAAATATAACTGGTGTGAGTGATTTAACACCGATAAAAGAACAATTTTCATTGATCAAAGAGATTCTTCCAGAAGCTCAAACGATTGGTATTTTGTATTCATCTAGTGAAGATAATTCAATTGTTCAAGCGGATCAAGCTATTGAGATCGCGAAAGAAATGGGACTGGATATTGAAGTGATGACTATTTCATCTACAAATGATGTTTCACAAGTTGGAGCTACATTAGCTTCACAAGTAGATGCTATCTGGGTACCTACCGATAATACAGTAGCTAGCGCGATGACGACATTGGTTTCTGCTGCTGATTCAAACGGGATACCTATTTTTCCAGCTGTAGATACGATGGTTGAAGAAGGTGGACTAGCTACTGTTGGATTAGATCAATATGAATTAGGTCGGTTAACAGGAGAAATGGTTGCGGCTATTTTAAACGGCGAGTCAGATCCAGCAACGACACCTATTCGTTATTTAGATGAAGGGGAAATCATTATAAATCAAGAGAAAGCCAAACAACTTGGTATTACTATCCCGACACAACTATTAGAACAAGCGAAACAAGCAGAATAAACAAATCAATTAGCAAGAGTGGAGGAAGTCAAATGGATTTAATTGTTACCGCTACAGCACAAGGGTTATTGTGGGGAATGATGGCTTTAGGCATTTTTATTACTTATCGTATTTTAGATTTACCGGACATGACTGCAGAAGGTTCTTTTCCTTTAGGAGCGGCTGTATGTGCTCAACTCATTATTTCAGGGGTTCATCCTTTAACTGCAACAGCTATTGCTTTTGTAATAGGAGCTTTGGCTGGAGCAGTTACTGGATTCCTGATCACAAAAGCACACATTCCAGGTTTATTAGCTGGAATATTGACCATGACCGGACTGTATTCAATAAATTTAAGGGTCATGAGTCGTGCTAATTTAAGTTTACTCGGAGAAGCAAAGTTAACAGATTTTTTCACTCGATTTAACTTGCCAAGCCAATTTGATACCATTTTTATGGGAATCGTGCTTGTGTCTAGTCTGATTGTGTTACTTGTTTTATTCTTTAAAACCGAACTTGGTCAAGCTGTTATCGCTACTGGAGATAATGAAAAAATGGCACGTTCATTAGGGATCTCTACAAATCAAACGAAAATATTAGGTCTGATGCTTTCAAATGGTTTGATTTCTGCTGCGGGCGCTTTGATTGCTCAAGATAATGGTTATGCTGATATCAGTATGGGTATAGGCACGATTGTTATCGGCTTAGCATCAGTTATTATTGGAGAAGTTATTTTTGGAAACTTATCTTTTGTTAATCGCCTTATATGTGTCATCTTAGGAGCCATCATATACCGGTTGATCATCATGTTTGTATTATTAATGGGATTACAACCGAATGACTTGAAACTTATCTCAGCTGTCATTTTAGCGGTATTTCTTGCATTACCTAGTATCCGTACTCGATTTAATTTGAATTTCTTCCAAAAAAAGGAGTTGTTGTAATATGAGTTCTACACCCGTTCTGATTTTAAAAGGAATCACTAAACAATTTAATAAAGGGACCGCCAATCAAAATACGGTCTTAAACCAGTTAAGCTTAGAAGTAGAAAAAGGGGATTTTATTACTATCATTGGAGGTAATGGAGCTGGTAAGTCGACTTTACTGAATAGTATTGCAGGAAATTTTATGATCGATCAAGGAACTATCATGCTTGGAAATAGAGATTTGACTACCTTGAAAGAAGAAAAACGAGCCGGATTTATCGGACGCGTTTTTCAAGATCCAGTAATGGGAACAGCGCCTCGAATGACTGTAGGTGAAAACTTGGCTATTGCTTATCGAAGGGGGAAAAAACGTTCTCTACGAAAAGGGACGACCGATAAAGAACGTGAATATTTCAAAAATAGTTTACTTGAATTAGGCTTAGGATTAGAGGATCGTTTAGACAGCGAAATGGGATTGTTATCTGGTGGACAACGACAAGCTATTGCTCTTTTAATGGCTACTATGAATAAACCAGAACTCTTATTGTTAGATGAGCATACTGCAGCCCTAGATCCTAAAACAGCTAAAATTGTTTTAGAAATCACTCAAAAACGAATCGAACAAGAAGAATTGACTGCTTTAATGATTACTCATAATATGAATGATGCATTAAAATACGGCAATCGATTGATCATGCTAGATGCCGGACAAGTTATTGTAGATATATCTGGCGAGGAGAAAAAGAACTTAACAGTTGCAGATGTATTGGTTCTTTTTCAAACAGCTACGGATGAAGAAAATGGAGCTGGCCAATTACCAGATGAACTTTTATTAAGTCGCTAAATAAGAAGTTTTACAAATCTAAAACCTAGGAGAAATCCTTGGTTTTTTTTGTTTAATAGACATTCCAGGCTAATAGTTGTATAATACATGTATATTGATTGCAATATACAAATATACTGATATAGGAGGGTTTCGATGGATAATCAATCGGAAATGCCAATGCACTCATTGATTCAGCGGTTTAGTGAATTTAATCATCATTTTTCGAAATTAGAAAAACAAATACTTGCTAAATATGGGATCACTAAATCAGGTTTTTCTATCATGTCATTTATTAACGATAAAAAAATAACGCTTAATGAATTGGTAAATGAGTCCGATTTAGATAAATCTACTTTAAGTAGACAAGTTAAGCAATTGGAAAAAAAGGGCTTTTTAACGAAGGAACCTGGAACGGATAAACGGTATATGTATCTTTCTCTAACTCCTGAATCACGACAGCTCATACTCGCTTTTTCATTTGAATTTGAAAAATCCTATAGCTTGATTTTTAAAAGCTGGCCAGCAGATGAAAAACAACTTTTACTTGTACTAATGGGAAGAGTGAACAGGAGTATCCAATCCTTTCAATTAGTGAAGTAGCAAAATTTTACAATTAGGTAAAAAGCACTTACAATCATAGTGAATTAAGTAAACAAAGGAGTTGACTAAATGGATCCCAAAACGCTTAATGATTTATCAAAAGAAGATTTAATAGAGCTTATCATTAGTCAGAGTGAAGAGTTAAAAGAACAAGACATTCAGTTAGAAGCTGAAGTAGAAGAAAATCGATTTATAAAAAGCCTTGGTTTTGTAGATGGTTATAAAAATCATCAGAATTACTTTATTCGTTTCTTTGAAGATGAGAGTGATGGGACAGCTAAAAAAGGCAGTATTTTTTTAGGGATCTTAGAGGATTTTATCAACGATTACGGCAGCGAACCAGTTCATGAGCTAATAGAAGAGTTTACCGAAGAGCATATTTAAGGTGCGCGATATTTGCGCTTCCTACATAGAATTGATAAACTACATTTAGAAATAAACTGAAAATTTTAAGGAGGAATAGCTATGTCATTAGAAAACAAGAAAATTATTGCTTTAGTCAGTGATGATTTTGAAGATTTAGAACTATGGTATCCTGTTTTGCGCTTAAGAGAAGCTGGAGCGACGGTACATCTAGTAGCCGAAAAGAAAGACACTGTTTATCACGGGAAATACGGCGTACCTGTAACTTCTGATTACAGTTTTGAAGAAATCACTAAAGAAGATTATGATGGTATTGTAGTTCCTGGAGGTTGGTCACCTGACAAATTAAGACGCTTCCCTAAGGTTATTGAATTTGTTCAATATTTTGATCAACAGAAGAAGCCAATCGGACAAATCTGTCATGCCGGATGGGTATTGATTTCAGCAGGTATCCTTAACGGTGTAAACGTTACGAGTACTCCCGGGATAAAAGATGATATGACGAATGCAGGTGCAATTTGGCATGATGTTCCGGCTATAACAGACGGGCACATCATTTCCAGCCGCAGACCTCCTGATCTTCCTGAATATATGAAACAATACATCGCTTCATTTAAATAAATGAGTTGCTCATAACAGATTAAAAAGACTAGGAATTGTTCCTAGTCTTTTTTGTGTGCAGAAAAGCTTCATAAACATAGAGGGGATTATGAACAAAATAAGCAATAAAAACAATATTGTTTTTATTTAAAAAGATTTAATAAATAAAAAACCTTGTTAGTACAATGTTTTGATCTTTTTTTTATCAGTAGAATTTTTCAAATCACTCTAGAATCTCACGTTTCATTGCTTCTATTTTTTTTAAAATCTATACTTGCATTTGTGTGAAAGAAAACGATTTTGCGAAGTCTTATGGTTTAGCAGGTAGTAACAATTTCTTTTATCGTTTTCTATCTTAATGACCATAGAAAAGCTTATAACGAGAGGATGGTGCCCTTAATTGATTGAACTAAAAAGTGTTTCCAAAAAATTCAATGGACAACACGGTGTATTAAAGGCTGTAGATGATATTAGTTTATCTATTGAAAAAAATGAATTGTTTGGGGTGATCGGGGAAAGCGGTGCAGGAAAATCAACCTTGTTACGCTTTATCAACGCTTTAGAAAAACCGGATGACGGACAAGTACTAGTTGATGGTGTAGATGTTCAACAATTGACAAAAAAAGAATTGCGACTACATCAAAAAAAGATCAGCATGATTTTCCAACAATTTAATTTGCTTAGCAACAAGACAGTTGAAGAAAATATCCATTTGCCTTTAGAAATGTATGATTACAAACATTTTCTGCCAATGGAAACGGTGTTGGACTTTGTAGTTTTAAAAGATAAGCGGCACAGTTATCCAGCTGAATTATCTGGTGGGCAAAAGCAGCGTGTTGGTATTGCTCGTGCACTGATCACACGTCCAACTATTTTATTGTGTGATGAACCAACTTCAGCTTTAGATCAAAGCACTACAAAAGAAATCGTAGATGTTTTGAAAAAAGCTCATCAACAATTTGGGATGACCGTAGTGATCGTGACTCATGAGTTAGAAGTTATTAAAGAATTATGTACTCGTGCTGCAGTGATAGAAGAGGGAAAACTGATCGATACTATTCAAGTGAAACGTAAAAAGGAACAGAAAGAATTCCAAACGTATCACCAGCGAGCCTTGGAGGTGTTAGGAGATGCCTAATGCTCTAGAAATCTATCTTGAGAGCATCATTGATTATGCTCCAAGTTTGATTGAAAGTCTCTATGAGACGGGGATAATGATGGGTTTTGCAATGGTTGCAGCTATCCTACTTGGGCTGCCATTAGGAACCTTGCTTTTTTTAACAGCCAGAGGAAAGCCGATGGAAAATAAATTTCTGTACCGGACAGCAAATATCTTTGTTAACATCATTCGTTCTTTTCCTTTTTTGTTATTGGTGATAGCTATGCAGCCCGCTATTCGGTACTTTTATGGAAGGGCAACAGGTGATCCAATTGCTGCTTCATTTCCAATGATGCTTATTGCAATTGTCTTATATGCACGTTTTGTTGAGCAGTCGCTGCTTGACGTACCAAAAGGTGTGATAGAAACGGCTCATTCAATGGGAGCGACTATGCCTCAACTGGTATGGAAATTTTTATACGTCGAAGCGAGAAGTTCATTACTGATTGGATTTACAACGGCTTTTGTCAGTTTCATTTCCTATTCAACAATTATGGGAGTGATCGGTGGTGGAGGGATTGGCGATTTTGCGATTCGCTATGGTTATCAGCGGTATGAAACAGCCATTATGTATACAGCAATTGTTATTATTATTATTTTTGTAGTCCTTATGCAGTGGTTAGGACTACAAATCGCTCGGAAACTAGATAAACGATAATAAATTTTATATTTTAAAGGAGAGAGTTAGTTATGTTGAAAAAAGGATTGGTTTTAAGTAGTTTAGCATTGCTGCTAGCAGCATGTGGTACAGGAAATTCAGATTCAGACAGTTCAGGTGAAGTCGCTACAAGTGAAGGATCAACCGAGCAAGAAGAAATTGTGATCAAAGTTGCTTCACATTTGCCGCCGATGACAGATATCGTTGAGATTGCTGGAGATGTTATTGAAGAACCGTATAAAGTAGAGTTGGTAGAAGTATCGGATAATATCCAATACAATGAGGCGTTGTTGAATGATGAAGTAGATGCCAATTTTGCTCAG
This genomic window contains:
- the pyrF gene encoding orotidine-5'-phosphate decarboxylase, with the translated sequence MTNRPIIALDFATLPQVKQFLAQFNDESLFVKVGMELFYQNGPEIVTTLKQLGHDVFLDLKLHDIPNTVQRSLKGIAALEVDMITVHAAGGREMMEAAMEGIISGTSIGRKRPKVIAVTQLTSTTQETMQHEQLIPVSLLESVIHYAKLTQSAGLDGVVCSALEARQIKENTAKDFLCVTPGIRLEGMAVGDQKRIATPFTARKEGASYIVVGRPIIQAEEPVAAYYAIKEQWNGVDKKNEQ
- the pyrE gene encoding orotate phosphoribosyltransferase; protein product: MSNEKRIAEKLLAIEAVSLNPTDPFTWASGMKSPIYCDNRITMSYPAVRRDIAKSLAELIKKHYPEVEVIAGTATAGIPHAAWVAELLDLPMVYIRSKAKDHGKGNQIEGRITHDQKMVVIEDLISTGGSVIEAVQAASNEGAQVLGVAAIFTYELPQGIANFSKNKIQLNTLTNYSALIEGALEKGLIDASEIALLKEWKKDPINWLNK
- a CDS encoding NFACT RNA binding domain-containing protein — encoded protein: MSFDGIFTHAMVNELSNALKNGRVSKIHQPYPNEIIIVMRANGKNHKLLLSAHPSYARIQLTEIPYENPSSPPNFCMIMRKHLEGAILEDIQQVGNDRIIHFRFKSRDEIGDVQNVIMIVELMGRHSNILLIEQDTQRILDTIKHVPTSQNSYRFIMPGATYQSPPHQDKLNPFETSSSELTELMTSFEDQDLPYEKRLQHVYQGIGADTAKELLHRSENNIQNLPILFDSFMTNIRKGNISPTLTIGPKKEFFTPLPYLSIEGEHVGYTTLSELLDKYYESKADRDRVKQQGSDLIHLIQTELQRNKKKMKKLQNTLNETELADDYRVRGELLTAYLYKMTKGQKEVSLTNFYDEEKPMTIPLDPRKTPSQNAQKYFSKYQKLKNAIAFVNEQMRLTQEEIDYLESVSTQVELATPKDIADIKEELIQQGYMKKKKTKKKQKQAKLSKPDQYRSSDGTTILVGKNNLQNDQLTLKTARKSDIWLHTKNIPGSHVIIQSADPSEETLLEAANIAAYFSKSQLSASVPVDYVEVKKIKKPNGAKPGFVIYEGQRTLFVTPDKDLVNRLKE
- a CDS encoding carbonic anhydrase family protein, with the translated sequence MEWNYQGDRGPENWNTICSAFHQAESESLQSPIALDDDQITATISQQSLIFDYNKTLFESSFFNHTVHLSPKTNEKLNTVIFDHKRYFLEDLHFHLPSEHEINHESFPLEFHLVHRSVKNELLVVGVTVLPSERPMNTVFAAVDERALHPRVAGRGLTVPIELTRLLPENKQFYHYTGSLTTPPTLGPVEWIVFSQQTFMRQGLLQAFKKTVGKTNRPLQLIMNRPIYLSNN
- the trpX gene encoding tryptophan ABC transporter substrate-binding protein — its product is MKKMIGFIIGLTAILTVAFFTSSNEIETMKKAKPMVGILQLTSHPALDLIYQGTVDALNDAGYIDGETMTLDFQNAQGDQSNLNSMSTRFVSRGAAVMVGIATPSAQALANSSQEIPIVLGAVTDPEGSGLVESNEAPGGNITGVSDLTPIKEQFSLIKEILPEAQTIGILYSSSEDNSIVQADQAIEIAKEMGLDIEVMTISSTNDVSQVGATLASQVDAIWVPTDNTVASAMTTLVSAADSNGIPIFPAVDTMVEEGGLATVGLDQYELGRLTGEMVAAILNGESDPATTPIRYLDEGEIIINQEKAKQLGITIPTQLLEQAKQAE
- a CDS encoding ABC transporter permease, whose protein sequence is MDLIVTATAQGLLWGMMALGIFITYRILDLPDMTAEGSFPLGAAVCAQLIISGVHPLTATAIAFVIGALAGAVTGFLITKAHIPGLLAGILTMTGLYSINLRVMSRANLSLLGEAKLTDFFTRFNLPSQFDTIFMGIVLVSSLIVLLVLFFKTELGQAVIATGDNEKMARSLGISTNQTKILGLMLSNGLISAAGALIAQDNGYADISMGIGTIVIGLASVIIGEVIFGNLSFVNRLICVILGAIIYRLIIMFVLLMGLQPNDLKLISAVILAVFLALPSIRTRFNLNFFQKKELL
- a CDS encoding ABC transporter ATP-binding protein, giving the protein MSSTPVLILKGITKQFNKGTANQNTVLNQLSLEVEKGDFITIIGGNGAGKSTLLNSIAGNFMIDQGTIMLGNRDLTTLKEEKRAGFIGRVFQDPVMGTAPRMTVGENLAIAYRRGKKRSLRKGTTDKEREYFKNSLLELGLGLEDRLDSEMGLLSGGQRQAIALLMATMNKPELLLLDEHTAALDPKTAKIVLEITQKRIEQEELTALMITHNMNDALKYGNRLIMLDAGQVIVDISGEEKKNLTVADVLVLFQTATDEENGAGQLPDELLLSR
- a CDS encoding MarR family winged helix-turn-helix transcriptional regulator, which produces MDNQSEMPMHSLIQRFSEFNHHFSKLEKQILAKYGITKSGFSIMSFINDKKITLNELVNESDLDKSTLSRQVKQLEKKGFLTKEPGTDKRYMYLSLTPESRQLILAFSFEFEKSYSLIFKSWPADEKQLLLVLMGRVNRSIQSFQLVK
- a CDS encoding type 1 glutamine amidotransferase domain-containing protein, with translation MSLENKKIIALVSDDFEDLELWYPVLRLREAGATVHLVAEKKDTVYHGKYGVPVTSDYSFEEITKEDYDGIVVPGGWSPDKLRRFPKVIEFVQYFDQQKKPIGQICHAGWVLISAGILNGVNVTSTPGIKDDMTNAGAIWHDVPAITDGHIISSRRPPDLPEYMKQYIASFK
- a CDS encoding methionine ABC transporter ATP-binding protein gives rise to the protein MIELKSVSKKFNGQHGVLKAVDDISLSIEKNELFGVIGESGAGKSTLLRFINALEKPDDGQVLVDGVDVQQLTKKELRLHQKKISMIFQQFNLLSNKTVEENIHLPLEMYDYKHFLPMETVLDFVVLKDKRHSYPAELSGGQKQRVGIARALITRPTILLCDEPTSALDQSTTKEIVDVLKKAHQQFGMTVVIVTHELEVIKELCTRAAVIEEGKLIDTIQVKRKKEQKEFQTYHQRALEVLGDA
- a CDS encoding methionine ABC transporter permease, giving the protein MPNALEIYLESIIDYAPSLIESLYETGIMMGFAMVAAILLGLPLGTLLFLTARGKPMENKFLYRTANIFVNIIRSFPFLLLVIAMQPAIRYFYGRATGDPIAASFPMMLIAIVLYARFVEQSLLDVPKGVIETAHSMGATMPQLVWKFLYVEARSSLLIGFTTAFVSFISYSTIMGVIGGGGIGDFAIRYGYQRYETAIMYTAIVIIIIFVVLMQWLGLQIARKLDKR